TTCACGTGAAACAAAAGCGGTAAATAGTTGCAGATTGTTCCACGTGAAACACCGTAAATTCGTGTCTTTTATGGAAGGATATTCGATGCCTTTTGTATTCCGTAAAGTTGGAAAATCATTTGGTCGATTTGTTCCAGATTGGCCTTCGGGATGACAAGCGTAGGATAATCCAGTTCAAACTCAATGACATGGAAGGGGGAGTCCGAAGCAGCCGTTAAAGCCCTTGCCAGATCAGACATCTCTTGAATTTCAACTCCATTACAAGTTTTGACAACAATCCGTCCGAGGTTTTGATAGCCCAAATTGATTTCCGCAGGCAGAACATAACTCAAAACAACGATTTCTTTCCTACCGGCAGGGGGATTCATCGATAGATTTCTGTAATAGTGCAGCAGGTGCGGCGGAACCTTTCCCTGCCAGTTTTCCCCCCACAGGCGCAGATAATCAAGCGTCAGCTTTTGGAAAACATACCCGCCTGTAATAAAATATTCCGGCTGCTTACCGTATTCCTGGTAGGGGACCAGCATTTCTGATGAGTCAAATCGAGTACTTTTCGTTTGGAGCTCGATTTTTTGTCCGTCTCGAAACAACGTAAAGGAAATTGGTTCCCCAACCCGATGAAGCGTGATAAGATGTTCGTAAGAAATGTCCTCATAAAGAGCGTGCTTATACTTCCCAAAAGCATCAATGGCCTTGCCGTCTATTGCAAGCAAAACATCTCCGTCTTTAAGAATATCGCTTCCCGTTCCTTTCGAATAGACAAAAGAAACGTAACACCCATCTTTCATTTCTACCGGCATCTTAAGATACCTGCGTACAGAAGGGTCCGTCAAATCAAAGGTTTCAAATCCAGGTGTACCATATCCTATATATTCTGTATCCTTTTGTGCTTCTTTTAAAAACATATTCACCGTTTGACCGGGAATAACGGCAACCTCCGTTTCGGAACTGGAAAAGGCAATTCCGTATGCCGTTCCTGAACGATCCGTAAAAACCTCTCCGCGGGAGGTTTGTCTGGAAGTGCTTGATAAAACAAAAGTTAGAATTCTTTGATACGATGTGGGGCCGTTGCGAACCACGGCCCTGTCTAAAAATCCCCTCGAATTCTTCACTGCGGCTTCTGAAGAAAGCCATTGACCCTTCAGCTCAAGGCCTCTCTGAAACGATTCCCCAAATGTCACAGGCGAAAGGGAAATGCCGCTTTTTTCATCAAGTTTCAGTAGGCAAAGGTCCAAATCATAATCAATGGTCTTGATTGACGCAGGGATAAACTCCGGACTTCGACTGGTTTTCACCTGAATCACAGAAGCATAAGTAAACGGCTCCGCGATCGTTACTACCTCAGAAGGGCCCACAGCCGTGCCGTAACAGATTTCCGTCTGCGAAGCCGAACGCTTCCACGGCTGCAGGACATCATACCTGCTGCTCGATACCTGAATAAAAACAAGGGAATCCTTGGCATCGAAAATCTGCTTCCCGTTTTCGGTTATTCGAGCCGTTTGCCGGCAGGAAAAACAAAGTCCAATAACACCAATGCTGAAGAGGGAAAAAAAGGCTTTTTTCATAACGTCGGCTCCGGCAGGGGACTGACAGGTACATCGTATTTTTCGAGGATTTCCAGATGTTTTTGACGGGCCTTGACGGCATCAATTACCATCGGCGTCGGATTGCCCAAAAACTTCAGGACCCAAAAACCGTTTACATCCGTAGCGAAGGCCTTGTCCAAATCGTCTAACTCCTTTATCGGAAATCCGTTAACCGTTTCAAGCGGCTGATGAACAAAGCCGCCCACGTACGTCGTCAGCTCATCCGGCAGAATGTCGGACAGGACGACGTATTCCTTCCGCGACGGGTCATCGTTCAGATTCTGAACTTCATAAAATAAATAGCGGAGGTAGAAGGGGATATCTGTAATCCAGTTTCGCCCCCACGATTCAAGATAATTGCGGTTCAGAGATACAAACGTCAGTCCCGCAAAGCACTTATACTTCGGCTGCACATCAAACTGCCGACGAAACGTCAGCACGGGTTCATTATAATTGACCTTAATGGCGGCCTTCTGTTCAACCCCGTCGCGGTAAAAGACAACTTCAATGGTTTCGCCGATTTGTTTCTGCTCGACGGCCTCGGACATATCGAGCATCAGGCCGTAAATCCGAATCATCCCATCATTATCAATATCAAAATCGCCGATTTTGGTCAGGACATCGTTTTTCTGCAAGATTCCGGAGGCGGTGCTGTTTAGTACGGTATCGAGAATCACAACACCCTGGCGGTCTTTGGGAACCTTTAAGTATTGTTTCAGCCAGGGGTTATGAAGACCCTCGAAGGTGAGGATGCCTAAGGACCCAAATCCGTCGTACCGGCCGTCTTCGATGTCTTTCAGGAAGTGTTCAATGACGGGGGTTGGGATCATAAATCCTATATTTTCCGCCATTTGCAGCCCTTGGAAAGCCACGCCGACGACTTTGCCGTCCTGAAGGACCGGTCCGCCGGAGTTGCCGGGGTTGATGGCGGCGTCGGTCTGGATAAGCAGGTGCGAATCGGCCTGCGTATGACTGTAAATGCCTGTTTCAATGCGAGATACGACACCTTCGGTGATGGAGACTGTCCGGCCGCCCAGCGGAAACCCGCACGTCTGCACGGTGGAATTGACCGCCGGCAGGGGGCCGAACTCCAGCGGAATCATATCATCGTAAAACGTGGGGTCATAAACGGTTAAGACGGCCAGGTCGCAGTCGTGGCCGACAAACTCCACCCGGGCGGGGTAGCGTTTGGCGACATTCTGCTTCTGGATTTCTATATACCTGTAATTGCTGACGTTGTGGGCATTGGTGAGGATGCGTCGGCCGGTTATCACAAACCCCGAACCGCTCCCGCGGGACATCTGGGTCTTCTTCCAGGGGTTGACGTAGTCGAAGTCCTGCTGCACGATGGTAATCTGCACGACGGACTTTTCGTACGTGTTTTGCTGCGAGAAGACCGGCACGGTGAACAAAGACAAACCGACAAGCAAAGCAGCCGCTGCGTTTATTGCATTCATCTCTGATTCTTTCACAGAATGGAATAATCCTTACTTGTGTCGGGACATATTGTACCGGCAGGACAGAGCACGGGAAACAGATTTTCGAAAAGATTGACGGAAACTAAACGAGGAATACATAGGAGCTGACGGAAAAGGGGGCATTTCTATTTTTAATTTCCGATTTCCAATAGTTGCTTTTTGATTTTGCCCTCCAAAATATGGTTGCAGACAAAACGGCGGAAGATGAAAATATAAAGGAATCGAGGAAAACGCGGACAGGAGGAATCGACGGCCCAGAGACACACCCACCCGACCGCCGCAGAAGGAAAAAATTTTTTAAAAGGAGAACATATCAAATAATGCCCCAAAAAGGGTATCGCACAATTCACAAAACAGATTAGATACACTTTTTCAAAGAGGAAATAAGATGTACTTAAAAAGATTGAGAATCTGGAACTTTAGATCTATTGGGTCCAATAACAATGAACCGGGGCTGGACATTGAATTCGACGAAAGAATAAATCTCCTTATAGGAGCCAATGATTCAGGGAAAACCGCAATTATCGATGCTATCAGATACTGCCTAGGAACGCAAACCTATGACCCTATTCGAATAGATGTTGAAGATTTTTACCAAAAACCAGTGGATCAAAAAAGTGAAAAAGAAAAGAGTGAGAAAGAAAAAGAACGAGCAAATGAGTTCAAAATTGAATGTACCTTTTCAGGATTTACGCCGAAAGAAGCCGGGCAATTTTTAGAATGGATTAGTATTGATAAATCTAACGGAGCTTTCAACGCAGAATTAAAAGTCTGGTTTACCGCTGTCAATAAAAATAATCGGATCACCACTTATCTTAGAGCCGGGGCCGATGAAGAAGGGCTTTCGATTGAAGGGGAGCCGAGAGATTTGTTGAGAGTAACATACCTCAAGCCCCTCAGAGATGCAGAAAATGAGTTTATACCCGGGTATCGCTCCAGACTTTACCAAATATTGAGGAGCCATCCCGTCTTCGAGAAAGAGAA
The window above is part of the Anaerohalosphaeraceae bacterium genome. Proteins encoded here:
- a CDS encoding trypsin-like peptidase domain-containing protein, which translates into the protein MNAINAAAALLVGLSLFTVPVFSQQNTYEKSVVQITIVQQDFDYVNPWKKTQMSRGSGSGFVITGRRILTNAHNVSNYRYIEIQKQNVAKRYPARVEFVGHDCDLAVLTVYDPTFYDDMIPLEFGPLPAVNSTVQTCGFPLGGRTVSITEGVVSRIETGIYSHTQADSHLLIQTDAAINPGNSGGPVLQDGKVVGVAFQGLQMAENIGFMIPTPVIEHFLKDIEDGRYDGFGSLGILTFEGLHNPWLKQYLKVPKDRQGVVILDTVLNSTASGILQKNDVLTKIGDFDIDNDGMIRIYGLMLDMSEAVEQKQIGETIEVVFYRDGVEQKAAIKVNYNEPVLTFRRQFDVQPKYKCFAGLTFVSLNRNYLESWGRNWITDIPFYLRYLFYEVQNLNDDPSRKEYVVLSDILPDELTTYVGGFVHQPLETVNGFPIKELDDLDKAFATDVNGFWVLKFLGNPTPMVIDAVKARQKHLEILEKYDVPVSPLPEPTL